tcgtACCAGGAACTAGGATTGTAGCTGGAACTACGTtatgtgtttccactgcagcaaCTAGTACCAGGAACCAGGGAGTGAACCTGGAATCATGTGCTTTCCCACTGCAGGAACTAGTACCTGGAACTAGGAACTGTATCTGGAACCATGTTTGTTTCCACTGCAGGAACTAGTACCTGGAACGAGGTGCATTACTTCCAAAGGTTCTAGTACCAAGGACTAGGAACTGTCTCTTGAGGTTTAGGTCTTTTTCTAAAGTACAAGAATCTTACAGTGTGAACAAACTCCAACCTTGTATTTCAGTCAATCAAATGTTTATAGAATTTGCTTTGATGAAAGAGATCGTCTCAGTTTTACATCATCACAGCGTGAATCTCCTTCATGTTTACAGAAACCTTTGTTGTCCCTGAAGAAGGTTTCTGGTACTTTGCGGTGGAAACGCAGCTTGAGACGTTTGGTTCTTTGTACTTTGTACAcggttaatgttttatttgtttttctgtgatttgaCGCGACAAGTGGTTTCCCTCCAAAATCAGCTGCTGTAAATAGTGTGATCAGTGAGTCtgaatgtttgtgtggttgGTGTAATAATCGAGAGCATGCTCAAAGTGACGACTGAATCATtaatagtgtgtgtttgtttgttttgtttcatttctcgTGTGTTTGCTGTCTTTGTCCAGATTAGCGTCTCTGAATTGAAATCATCCCTCTTCTCGTCCACACTAAAGCcagttttacatcattttctttcaaatagTAGTTCAACCAAGTTTTACTCAGTGCACCAGGAGAATACCACCGCCTCATTTTTACAAACCTCAACCCAATCACAAAGCCCAGCTGAGGACCGGGCAGTGTGACccccaaaaatgtcaaactggTCGATATTAATTTATCGCAATGAATCTCTGATGATTTAACAGTTGATTTTTGCTCCCGAGGGAAAGTGAATTGTGGGTTTTAGCTTTTTTATCGAAACATCTGACATAAAACATGTGCAAAGCATAagcatcatatttattatgcaGATATTGAACTTTTTTATTACATTGCTATTAAAGAAAATTacgtttttattattgttattgcattaTTTTGCCCAGTGAACAATGTTTCCCAAGCTTTTCACTACGTGCACCCACTCGTTAAGGATGATGGTAAACTGTCGGGTCCTAAATCACAATACAAGAGCAAATGTAGCGATGTATTCACAGCCATATCCGTAGAAATGGATATAGATGATTGGTGAATTAATTGAAGCTTTATTTTATGCTTCACGTTATTTGAAAGAATATACATGTGAAATtgtgcaaatttgtttggggacccaaaaaataTTCCTGTGACCCCTCTATGGGTCAtgacccagtgtttggaaaAAGCTGTTGTGATTAATATAgcagcaaatgctgtgatggTAGTCTTTTAAATATTATCACTTAAGGTGCAGTGCAGAACAACGCCAAtgggtggcagcagaggtcaaactcaaacacatttattgtctTTGCTGTCAAAGGTAAACAAAGCTCCTTATTGTGTGTCGCATTTCTTATCGTACCATGGCCTCTGTGTCACGACAGCACTTTCGTGTTTTCGCTACGAAAATCCTTTTCCTTTTCGTCAACAAAGCTCTTATTTgcagaaccaggttttggtctttaAAGATCCTCGACATTTAGAAGCTAATTTTCACGTGGACTTTAATTCAAAAAACTACAACGGAaatgccccctggtggctatcaATAtcggtgcgttccatttgtagtcggaactcctGTGTAAGGAACCTGGATTTTCCAACGAGCCCGCGTTTACGTTTACTTTCCGACTTCTCACCTGGAAAGCGGGACAATTTCGATTCTGATGTAATAGGAACGCAGCAGGAAACCACACCCATTTTTCTATGActcaaagacaataaaaaggGTCTTGATGGTGAAGTGTTATTCATGCATACTATTGTGGACTCATGTTTTCTTACACGCTGGCTTGGTGTGGACGTGGTCTTGGTGTGGAACTAACATGGCCTCTCTTGCCACCTGACTCTGCTTTGCTTTCCACAAACtacactgacttcctgtttgtcagCATGAAGGACGTCCTCCTATCCCTcgtccatttctctctctctctttgccacAGAATCCAGGCTCTACATGAGTCCACTCCATGTTTTTCCCCATGCTGTTGCCTTCACAGAGGCACAACAAACTGGAACTGTgttccgctctctctctctctccatgaaGCATTATTAAGTGTTCTTAATGTTAAACGCTTTGTTTTGTTGGGTTTAGAATCATCGTCCTGGCCTTTTATCAGTTAAACAGAAAGTCGCTCTTAATTTTTGCCACTAAATCTACACATTCTTAAGACTAAGACATCGTTAGACTGTTTGATGCCTTTTCCTGGctggaaactggagtttgtaaaccactcacagaaaatcagcaatttttacatcacagcactcgggagttgttgatccactgctgccttcgtCAGTGAATTCAAaggtcttattttgtgaatttggcaAATCATTGAcgcaaagtgaccacacgaggcagcagtagaccagcagcccTTGTGTCtccacaagctaaaatcactgattttctctatggggtggAGAGTGAGTCCAgtttctgtaaaataaagctgcaaacatATTCTGCAGATATCATGGACTTATAGCCGGTGTATATTTTATTAGGTTACGTGGccatgtgggaaaaaaaaaacatgacatgaatcCCTTTTTGGAAGCTTGTTGAAGGTTTGCagtgaaatatttcattatttttgtcttgtgtgtgttttgcctcTCTGGACAAAAAATATCCTTATGAAGGAGTATTCTGGAGTTTTGGTATTATTTTTTCTTGTCAGTGcaacagtttattttattcctgGGTTaggtttttgcttatttttgttttgtcccaAATATGCATCTCGCagcctttctttgttttgtttgtttcctctgcttTAAGTAAACTGTGGACACGCTGatgtcacctctctctctcacctgttgGGATTCAGTATcttccatgaaaaaaaacatttcctgacatttgaAGACGAATAAACGTGTATTTTTGGAcacttttcatacatttttccGTCTCACGTGGTCACACTGTTGGTTTACAAAGACattatgtttgatttttttgtttttctcaaagtTGAAACTATGCAGCATTGATCCTGAATACTGtacactgttgttttgttttttgtttgtttatttgttttttcccccgtcTTTTGTCATGTGATTGAGGATAAATGCTGAAAAGCAGTTTCAAGCAAAGCATGAGacttaaatgtacagtaaaaaagaaaaaagagaatgtataaagtatataaatatataaatatatgtgaaGAGATTTGTTCCAAAATGACAAACTCTTTGTGAAAACCTGCGCCTCACAAGTTTCAATAGGAAATCGAgagtaataatgtaataacgcACTTGTTTTATAGAGTCCCTAATACAGATTATTAGGGACTATTGTGACCTAAATCCCAATATAAATCATGGCAACATGCGTAAATCTTCATCTTATGCACGttattaaaatatgtataaataaatcttGCGGCTGCAACAAATTCTAAATCATGATATTTACTTGTCAGAACATAAAAAGTCCTGTTTTCTCGCAATAGTAAAATAATGCGTTAACAAGTCTCGTTTTCTCACAATAACGAAATGTGTTATCGTGAGAGGACAAGTCTTGTTTACTTGCGATAATGAGATAATGCGTTCTCGTGAGATAACAAGTCAAGTTTTCTTGCAATAACGAGATGACGAGTTTCATTTTCTCACGATAGCAAAATAATGCGTTATCAGGATATAACAATCGTTTTCTCACGATAACAAGAATATTCCTGCTCTTGTGTTCTTAATAAACTGCGCACtttaaaatactgcattttcCAAACTCTCGTTTCCACTCGGACGTCTGATATTTTGGAACAAAAACCCTTCATCTATTTTCATCCCATGACATGTTTCAtctttacactgtgtgtgagtTTGCTTACGTTTGGTTTGTCCAATAAATGCAAACTTATttcttcataagtgcttcttttattgttgttttttagtttttgactGAAACATTTCAGCACTGTAGGGTACGTTTAAATTTTTATTAGTTTCTACAGTATAAGATGGAATAAGAAACGAAAATTATTTAGTCTGATGGTGGAGGGTCTGACCCTGTGTAAACATACCGAATTTTGTTCAGATCcaatctttatttttctctctttctttattgaataaaatatagttatattaCAGTTTTACAACAAAAGACACTGAAATGTCTGAttctaaataaacattttaacccaaaatatgaaatacaaatgaatgaaaacaatgaagTCAATTTCAAAGGTGTTTACGAAATTAAATCAAACCAAAATTTATATTAGTTGTTTGACAACgttgtttattaaaaatggaACAATTTATTCTGTATTTCCCTGTCGTAGaactaataaattaaaatgatcttTAGTTTTAGTGACTAAGCAGCATTTACCATGTGTGAAACAAAATACAAGATGTAAAAAATTCAACCTGTAAACCTgttttaagttattattattatatatctcTCGATTTGAAAGTGTACCAAATCCGGTACGAAACCCcggagcttttattttgaaaagtcgGTCAGCGAGCATCGATTGCCCTCATTGGCTCCTCGGTTAGCCAATGAGTGGACGTCTTGTATGCCGGTCTCCCTCGCTCCATGTGAGTAGCATTTTGGCTGCTAAACGACCAGCTAACGCCAAACATCATGGTGAGttcatgtttgatattttaaaaaacgAGAGAATATTTATCGCGTCGTTGTCTATTGGCGACAGGAACAAAAACCGAAGCACCGTTAGCAGCTAACTAGCCTGACGCTGCAAACAACGTTAGCATTAATACGTGTtattaaaagctgtttttagATGCTAACACGGATGCTAACATAAGTCACTGTAGAAACACAGTCGGCAACACTTTAGCATCGCTATTTTACCTTCCACCGTGGTTTTTGTATTTAGTAAACCGTCATGTATTTATATGATCGTGTTTACGTAGTTGAAACAAGCCAAATCAAGAATAATATTAGTTTTCTGACAACGTTTTTCATCAGATAAAATTACGAGTTATCGATCGAGTCGTTGCTTGGTCcgttaaatgtcagaaaatgttggtcagtgtttgtcaaatctggaaattgttatgttctcaaatgtcttgttttgttcacaaacgaAAAATAATTCcgaaacaatcagaaatgttgAAGAAAGCTTCAaaacgattatcaaaatagttgacgatgaatttagtgatcgattaataatctagtaattgtttcagctctagagcaaagaaactagaaaacacCCCTACTGATTAATTATGAAGATAccgattaatttaataatcgattaatcgctgcagcccctatagtgtgtgtgtatatatgtgtgtatatatatatgtatatgtgtatatatatatatatatataaatacaatggTAATGTCtacagtttgtgtttaaatcacTGAATCACTTCAGGGCTGCTGAAGAACTGATTTTTCCGCTTCTACAATTCTTTTAACTCTGGATAAAAGTAAATGACTAAGTAaacaaaagtcttgtttttgttgttttcagcttCGTCGCGAggtgagacagaggagggagtATCTGTACAGGAAGGCACAAGAAGACCGACTGAGAACAATAGAGgagaagaaacacaagctgAAGAATGCCCTCGATGGTAGGACACGTGCTAGCATAAACGTCAAAATTTGATTAAATCCATAAATCCTTTATCGCATGTTTTACTGtggaacagctcattatttggcagtcaacCTGATGTTCAATTTAAAGAACAGCTCATTATGTAGCGATCAGTATCTTGGTGGATGTATGAATGACTCATTATTTGACAGTCAGTCTGTTTGGTTATGCTTGGAATAGCTCATTATATGGCTTTCAGTCTTGATGGATGtttagaatagctcattatttggcattCAGTCTTGATGGATGtttagaatagctcattatttggcattCAATGTTTTGGTGGAGGTATCATAAcgcattatttggcagtcagtcttgATGGATGTTtcgaatagctcattatttggcagttttGTGACTGTTTTACTTTggtcatgttttctgtttcttgttGTTGTACCTTGCTGTGTTGAagtgttctgtttttgtgtggagaAACAAGGCCTGACCTCTGCCACAGAACTTAATTAACACTGTTAATTGTTCTTTATCTCTGCagaaaacattcttcttccCACTGATGTTCGTCGAGAagctctgcagctgcagaaacTGGTGGAGTACGACGATGAAGGGGCAGAAGGCATGCGTCTTCGTTATCTTCTCTCCTGATCTTTGGTGCTCTGATCTTCTCACGTCTGAACCTCTCTCTTCATGGTTTGTCGTTTCTCGCAGGTGTCAGCTCTCACATGGATGATGAATATAAATGGGCCGGAGTAGAAGATCCTAAACTCATGGTCACGACGTCCAGAGACCCGAGCTCCAGACTCAAGATGTTTGCAAAGGTCAGACCACCTTTTCTGTGGTGACTCGGCAAAACCTCAGAAGAAGTTTTACTGAATTTAACTTGGAACATGATCTAGTACTCGGTATTACagttctctctcccctcctaCCTACATTCTTACCATcttacctccctccctccttacATCCTTACCCACTGTCTTACTATTTCATCCCTTACCTCTCTACCTCCTTACCTCCATTCTTCCTTGCATCCCTTTTACATCCTTACCTCTGCCTTCCTCCCTCCTTACCCCTTCACCTCCCCTCCTTCCTGCCTCCTTACCTCTTcaccttccttcctccctccctccttacCTTTTCACCTCCCTCCTTACCTTCCTCCCTACTACCTCCTTACCCTTTTGCCTTCCTTTTTTCCTTCGTacctcctcacctccttctcTATATCCAGTTCTGACTAAAATCACATGAGCTGCTGACAAAGAGAAAATCTTTAAATCTTAAATATGacataaacacatcacagaTGATCCCAGAACCTGCTGTTTGTTGAAAAGCTTTGACagactgtgttgttgtggtgttgCGGTCAGTATTTAACAATAATCCACCAGTGGAGACGAACAGGAAATACTGGTGCGACGtgttgagctgtgtgtgtgtgtgtttcacaggaGGTGAAGCTGATGTTTCCTGGAGCTCAGCGCATGAACAGAGGAAACCACGAGGTCACCGCGCTGGTGAGAGCCTGCAAAGCCAACAACGTCACAGACCTCGTCATCGTCCATGAAACCAGGGGACAGCCAGGTACGACTTTGAACCTCACCTGATATTAAATATGACTgtgaaaatcacagattttagccacttaaataAAGGCTCACCTGAATAATCCTTCACATCTTTAAGTTTATGACATCTTTGGGAAGTGTTTggaaagcactcactctcccacaccaaaccccatagagaaaatcagtatttttagctggtgaggacacaggagctgacggtccactgctgcctcgtgtggtcactgtgtgtcactgaggacaATCTGAATGTTGgacttcaaacactgaagtgacaaaataagacatttgaacttagtgatggaggcaacagtggatcaacaactcctgtgttgtgatgtaaaatcactggttttctctatggggtttggtgtgggagagtgagtggctttCAAATGGGGATTATGGAAATATTTCCAAGATTATTTTTATCCTAATAATTTCAATGGTCCCTATGATTAGTTTTCTTCTATCACTGCCACTAGTGGAATTTTAAATTTTGGGcacataaatgtcacatttccactttttttaatgtgtacatTAAGTTGGGAGTGCCGAGTCAGCAATTCCCAACGTCTGTTTTCCTGTTGTATTTACTATTGTAATGTTTTATAATTTCAGATTAAAGGTAGACGAGAATTCCACTCACTTTCAATGGGAAAAAAATTACAGATTTTAAATAGCCGGGAAAAAAATGTACTGTAGCAGAAGTGTTGGGAATCTTCCCTCAACCTGGAAATGGGAAAGATTGTGCTTAATAAGGCgacagaagtgaagtgaagtcacTCTTCTGTCACAATTTTCACTATGAAAAACTTCCCAAATCCTACATCAAAACACAAGGTTTGACTCT
The DNA window shown above is from Solea senegalensis isolate Sse05_10M linkage group LG5, IFAPA_SoseM_1, whole genome shotgun sequence and carries:
- the imp4 gene encoding U3 small nucleolar ribonucleoprotein protein IMP4, which gives rise to MLRREVRQRREYLYRKAQEDRLRTIEEKKHKLKNALDENILLPTDVRREALQLQKLVEYDDEGAEGVSSHMDDEYKWAGVEDPKLMVTTSRDPSSRLKMFAKEVKLMFPGAQRMNRGNHEVTALVRACKANNVTDLVIVHETRGQPDGLIVSHLPFGPTAYFTLYNVVMRHDVPDIGTMSEAYPHLIFHNFSSQLGRRVSNILKYLFPVPKEDSRRVITFANQEDYISFRHHTYKKTDHKNVELSEVGPRFEMKLYMIKLGTLENESTADVEWRHHAFTHTSKKRRFLSVQ